In Achromobacter xylosoxidans A8, a single window of DNA contains:
- the rpsG gene encoding 30S ribosomal protein S7, translating to MPRRREVPKREILPDPKFGSVELAKFMNVVMLDGKKAVAERIVYGALEQVQTKTGKEPIEVFSLAINNIKPIVEVKSRRVGGANYQVPVEVRPVRRLALAMRWLREAAKKRGEKSMDLRLAGELIDASEGRGAAMKKREDTHKMAEANKAFSHFRW from the coding sequence ATGCCCCGTCGTCGCGAAGTACCCAAGCGCGAGATTCTGCCCGATCCCAAGTTCGGCAGCGTCGAACTCGCCAAGTTCATGAACGTCGTCATGCTGGACGGCAAGAAGGCCGTCGCCGAGCGCATCGTCTACGGTGCCCTCGAGCAAGTGCAAACCAAGACCGGCAAAGAGCCGATCGAAGTTTTCAGCCTGGCGATCAACAACATCAAGCCGATCGTCGAAGTGAAGAGCCGCCGCGTTGGCGGTGCCAACTACCAAGTGCCGGTTGAAGTGCGCCCCGTGCGCCGCCTGGCCCTGGCTATGCGTTGGCTCCGTGAAGCCGCCAAGAAGCGTGGCGAGAAGTCGATGGATCTGCGTCTTGCTGGCGAACTGATCGACGCCTCCGAAGGTCGTGGCGCCGCGATGAAGAAGCGCGAAGACACGCACAAGATGGCAGAGGCCAACAAGGCCTTCAGCCATTTCCGCTGGTAA
- a CDS encoding CHASE2 domain-containing protein, protein MADAADPQDRTSRSGLWLTVVLAVLAAILGSFNGLGRFDQILYDRALSLSGRDADRDILIVAIDDDSIKALGHWPWRRAVHAALLDRLQGSRAVALDLIFAEPDMANPNDDRILADSIRRHGRTVLPVVLDRLDRPSAVNEPIPGVAQAAAAAKGFINARIDPDGVVRAATLSAQLGDRRWNHLAMVMLDVGGQADAAQKLLNRAAPDGSILIPYSGPTAHTRTVSYLSVLRGDLSPDELRGKYVLVGAWATGLGDAYPTPVSHDVSGMSGVEIIANLLHAARDDIAYRLPPAWSNALFAALPVLLACLALWRLSPKQALLVNLALFIVILLMAFLLLAYAYVWFAPAAALLGVALCYPLWSWRSQEAALRYMDNELRRLQREYPPVLNEAGAQGAGPSASLESRVGELRRALARVRNLRRFLADGLDGMPDATLVFDQDGRMQFRNQAAVMYFQRLGMRPPRVGRRATHLLEKTISDPATRQRVAEALSGQGPVAASSPWSADLEVRDHAGRDLILKCAPIHTAEGDFAGTVATLTDISRIRQAERQREETLRFISHDMRAPQSSILALVEMKQEGGSPENQSETLGRIAALANRTLRLVDDFVHLTRAESMTISAVELDLGSLLQDAVDEFWASAQKRGIELVLALPLPAAYVRGDQTLLMRTLCNLIDNAIKYSPPQTRIECGIDEEPGFWRANIRDQGQGIAAQDLARLFEPFSRVGVETRGDVGGAGLGLAFVRTVAERHGGTVEVSSELGAGSVFTLRLPMAPEETTAT, encoded by the coding sequence ATGGCCGACGCCGCCGATCCGCAGGACCGGACCTCGCGCTCAGGGCTGTGGCTGACGGTGGTTTTAGCGGTGCTGGCCGCCATCCTGGGCTCGTTCAATGGCCTGGGGCGCTTCGATCAAATCCTTTATGACCGCGCCTTGTCGTTGAGCGGGCGCGACGCCGATCGCGACATCCTGATCGTCGCGATCGACGACGACAGCATCAAGGCGCTGGGCCATTGGCCATGGCGGCGCGCAGTCCACGCGGCGCTGCTGGACCGCCTGCAAGGCTCCCGCGCCGTGGCGCTGGACCTGATCTTCGCCGAACCGGACATGGCCAATCCGAACGATGACCGCATCCTGGCCGACAGCATCCGACGCCATGGCCGTACGGTCCTGCCGGTCGTGCTGGACCGGCTCGACCGCCCTTCGGCAGTCAACGAGCCCATCCCCGGCGTGGCGCAGGCCGCCGCCGCCGCCAAAGGCTTCATCAACGCGCGCATCGACCCGGATGGCGTGGTGCGCGCAGCAACCCTCAGCGCGCAGCTCGGAGACCGCCGCTGGAACCATCTGGCCATGGTCATGCTGGACGTCGGCGGCCAAGCGGATGCGGCGCAGAAACTGTTGAACCGCGCCGCGCCCGACGGCAGCATCCTGATCCCCTACTCCGGTCCCACCGCGCATACGCGTACCGTGTCCTACCTGTCCGTGCTGCGCGGCGACCTGTCGCCCGACGAACTGCGCGGCAAGTATGTGCTGGTCGGCGCCTGGGCTACCGGCCTGGGCGACGCCTACCCGACGCCAGTGTCGCACGACGTCAGCGGCATGTCGGGGGTGGAGATCATCGCGAACCTGCTGCACGCGGCGCGCGACGATATCGCCTATCGGCTGCCGCCCGCCTGGAGCAATGCGCTGTTCGCGGCGCTGCCCGTGCTGTTGGCCTGCCTGGCCCTGTGGCGGCTGTCGCCCAAGCAGGCCCTGCTGGTCAACCTGGCGCTGTTCATCGTCATACTGCTGATGGCGTTCCTGCTGCTGGCCTATGCCTATGTGTGGTTCGCGCCGGCTGCGGCGCTGCTGGGCGTGGCGCTGTGCTATCCGCTCTGGAGCTGGCGCAGCCAGGAGGCCGCGTTGCGCTACATGGACAACGAATTGCGCCGGCTGCAGCGCGAGTACCCGCCGGTGTTGAACGAGGCCGGCGCCCAGGGCGCGGGTCCCAGCGCGTCGCTGGAAAGTCGGGTCGGCGAGCTGCGCCGGGCGCTGGCCCGCGTGCGCAACCTGCGCCGCTTCCTGGCCGACGGCCTGGACGGCATGCCGGACGCCACGCTCGTTTTCGATCAGGACGGCCGCATGCAATTCCGCAATCAGGCCGCGGTCATGTATTTTCAGCGGCTGGGAATGCGCCCTCCCCGCGTCGGGCGCCGGGCCACCCATCTGCTCGAAAAGACCATTTCCGATCCCGCCACGCGCCAGCGCGTGGCCGAGGCGCTCAGCGGCCAGGGTCCGGTCGCCGCGTCATCGCCATGGAGCGCCGACCTGGAAGTGCGCGACCATGCCGGACGCGACCTGATCCTGAAATGCGCGCCCATTCACACCGCCGAAGGCGACTTCGCCGGCACCGTCGCCACGCTGACTGACATCTCGCGCATCCGCCAGGCGGAGCGCCAGCGCGAGGAAACCTTGCGCTTCATCTCGCATGACATGCGCGCCCCCCAAAGTTCCATCCTCGCGCTGGTCGAAATGAAGCAGGAAGGCGGCTCGCCCGAGAACCAAAGCGAAACCCTGGGCCGCATCGCCGCACTCGCCAACCGCACCTTGCGCCTGGTCGACGACTTCGTGCACCTCACTCGCGCCGAGTCGATGACAATCAGCGCGGTGGAACTGGATCTGGGCAGCCTGCTGCAAGACGCCGTGGACGAGTTCTGGGCCTCGGCTCAGAAACGCGGCATCGAACTCGTCCTCGCGCTGCCGCTGCCCGCCGCCTATGTCCGCGGCGATCAAACCCTGCTCATGCGCACGCTGTGCAATCTGATCGACAACGCGATCAAGTACAGCCCGCCGCAAACCCGGATCGAATGCGGCATCGACGAGGAGCCCGGCTTCTGGCGTGCCAATATCCGCGACCAGGGCCAGGGCATTGCGGCGCAGGATCTGGCGCGGCTGTTCGAACCCTTCTCGCGCGTGGGCGTCGAAACCCGCGGCGACGTCGGTGGCGCCGGCCTGGGTCTGGCGTTCGTGCGCACGGTCGCCGAACGCCACGGCGGAACGGTCGAAGTCAGCAGCGAACTGGGCGCGGGTTCGGTCTTCACGCTGCGCCTGCCGATGGCGCCGGAAGAGACAACCGCGACGTAG
- a CDS encoding FecR domain-containing protein, with translation MSRCRALSLLAMISCLALMAPARSQPAGALGDDFIYRVRQGDTLIDLATRYTHKQANWSQLQTLNKVVTPETLPIGLELRIPLSMIPVRPADARVVHVSGQANVDGKALRAGDTVAEGSTVGTAANGFVTLELADGSKLTLPAGGSVELTRLRQFEGTALTDSVVRVQSGGVESSVAPSGQGVGRFEIRTPVAVTGVRGTRFRVQSGAQGVHSEVLEGSVRLQPHAPGSPPAKPVAVATGYGAAVGSDGAVSGMRALLDAPQLGTPTRAGGGAWTADVSPVSGAQSYVVRVSRDAEGALPVSSTSFPSNDIRFAAPGPGTYYVSVRAVDDLGLNGRDAIATFEGANMLLTSDGSGVASGTGGLITLTDY, from the coding sequence ATGAGCCGCTGCCGCGCGCTTTCTTTGCTTGCCATGATCTCCTGCCTGGCGCTGATGGCGCCGGCCCGCAGCCAGCCCGCTGGCGCGCTTGGGGACGACTTCATCTACCGTGTGCGCCAAGGCGATACGTTGATCGACCTGGCAACCCGGTATACCCACAAGCAGGCCAACTGGAGCCAGCTGCAAACCCTGAACAAGGTAGTCACGCCGGAAACGCTGCCCATCGGGCTGGAATTGCGCATCCCGCTGTCCATGATTCCCGTGCGGCCCGCCGACGCCCGCGTCGTGCACGTCAGCGGCCAGGCGAATGTCGACGGCAAGGCCTTGCGGGCCGGCGACACCGTGGCTGAAGGCAGTACGGTCGGCACCGCTGCCAACGGCTTCGTCACGCTGGAGCTGGCCGACGGCTCCAAGCTGACACTGCCGGCCGGCGGCTCCGTCGAACTGACGCGCCTGCGCCAATTCGAAGGCACTGCGCTGACGGATTCCGTCGTCCGGGTGCAAAGCGGCGGCGTGGAGTCCTCAGTGGCACCCTCCGGTCAAGGCGTGGGCCGTTTCGAGATCCGCACACCGGTCGCGGTCACTGGCGTGCGCGGCACGCGCTTCCGCGTACAAAGTGGCGCGCAGGGCGTACATAGCGAAGTGCTGGAAGGCAGCGTGCGTCTGCAGCCCCACGCACCCGGATCGCCCCCAGCCAAACCGGTAGCGGTGGCCACGGGCTACGGCGCCGCGGTGGGCTCGGACGGCGCGGTCTCGGGCATGCGCGCGCTGCTCGATGCGCCGCAACTGGGCACACCCACACGCGCGGGCGGCGGCGCCTGGACCGCCGACGTCTCGCCCGTGTCCGGCGCGCAGAGCTATGTGGTGCGCGTCTCGCGCGATGCCGAAGGCGCGTTGCCGGTATCTTCGACGAGCTTTCCCAGCAACGATATCCGCTTCGCCGCGCCCGGTCCGGGAACCTATTACGTGTCCGTGCGCGCGGTGGATGACCTGGGCCTGAACGGACGCGATGCGATCGCGACCTTCGAGGGCGCGAACATGCTCCTGACCTCCGACGGCTCGGGCGTGGCCAGCGGCACGGGCGGCCTGATCACGCTGACCGATTACTAG
- the tuf gene encoding elongation factor Tu, whose translation MAKGKFERTKPHVNVGTIGHVDHGKTTLTAAITTVLSNKFGGEAKGYDQIDATPEEKARGITINTAHVEYETEARHYAHVDCPGHADYVKNMITGAAQMDGAILVVSAADGPMPQTREHILLSRQVGVPYIIVFLNKADMVDDAELLELVEMEVRELLSKYDFPGDDTPIVKGSAKLALEGDKGELGEQAIMALAAALDSYIPTPERAVDGTFLMPVEDVFSISGRGTVVTGRIERGIVKVGEEIEIVGIVPTVKTTCTGVEMFRKLLDQGQAGDNVGILLRGTKREDVQRGQVLAKPGSITPHTDFTSEVYILSKEEGGRHTPFFQGYRPQFYFRTTDVTGTIELPADKEMVLPGDNVAMTVKLLAPIAMEEGLRFAIREGGRTVGAGVVAKILK comes from the coding sequence ATGGCAAAAGGCAAGTTTGAACGTACCAAGCCGCACGTGAACGTGGGTACGATTGGTCACGTTGACCACGGCAAAACGACGTTGACGGCCGCTATCACGACCGTTCTGTCGAACAAGTTCGGTGGCGAAGCCAAGGGCTACGACCAGATCGATGCGACTCCTGAAGAAAAGGCTCGCGGCATCACGATCAACACGGCACACGTCGAGTACGAAACGGAAGCGCGTCACTACGCGCACGTTGACTGCCCGGGCCACGCTGACTACGTGAAGAACATGATCACGGGCGCGGCGCAAATGGACGGCGCGATCCTGGTGGTGTCGGCCGCTGACGGCCCGATGCCGCAGACCCGCGAACACATCCTGCTGTCGCGCCAGGTTGGCGTGCCGTACATCATCGTCTTCCTGAACAAGGCTGACATGGTTGACGACGCCGAGCTGCTCGAGCTGGTGGAAATGGAAGTTCGCGAACTGCTGTCGAAGTACGACTTCCCGGGCGACGACACGCCGATCGTGAAGGGTTCGGCCAAGCTGGCGCTGGAAGGCGACAAGGGCGAACTGGGCGAGCAAGCCATCATGGCTCTGGCCGCAGCACTGGATTCGTACATCCCGACGCCCGAGCGCGCCGTGGACGGCACGTTCCTGATGCCGGTTGAAGACGTGTTCTCGATCTCGGGTCGCGGCACCGTGGTGACCGGCCGTATCGAGCGCGGCATCGTCAAGGTCGGCGAAGAAATCGAAATCGTCGGTATCGTTCCGACGGTCAAGACGACTTGCACCGGCGTGGAAATGTTCCGCAAGCTGCTGGACCAAGGTCAAGCGGGCGACAACGTGGGCATCCTGCTGCGCGGCACCAAGCGTGAAGACGTCCAGCGCGGCCAAGTGCTGGCCAAGCCGGGCTCGATCACCCCGCACACGGACTTCACGTCCGAGGTGTACATCCTGTCCAAGGAAGAAGGCGGCCGTCACACTCCGTTCTTCCAGGGCTATCGTCCCCAGTTCTACTTCCGCACGACGGACGTGACGGGCACGATCGAACTGCCGGCCGACAAGGAAATGGTTCTGCCGGGCGACAACGTGGCCATGACGGTCAAGCTGTTGGCTCCGATCGCCATGGAAGAAGGCCTGCGTTTCGCCATCCGTGAAGGCGGTCGTACCGTCGGCGCCGGCGTCGTCGCCAAGATCCTGAAGTAA
- the rpsL gene encoding 30S ribosomal protein S12, with translation MPTISQLVRKPREVSIIKSKSPALENCPQRRGVCTRVYTTTPKKPNSALRKVAKVRLTNGYEVISYIGGEGHNLQEHSVVLVRGGRVKDLPGVRYHIVRGSLDLQGVKDRKQARSKYGAKRPKKA, from the coding sequence ATGCCTACCATTAGCCAACTCGTGCGCAAGCCGCGCGAAGTCAGCATCATCAAAAGCAAGAGCCCCGCGCTCGAAAACTGCCCGCAACGCCGCGGCGTGTGCACTCGCGTGTACACCACCACCCCCAAGAAGCCGAACTCCGCTCTGCGCAAGGTTGCCAAAGTGCGTCTGACCAACGGTTACGAAGTCATTTCGTACATCGGCGGTGAAGGCCACAACCTGCAAGAGCACTCGGTGGTTCTGGTGCGTGGCGGTCGTGTGAAGGACTTGCCCGGTGTGCGTTATCACATCGTGCGCGGTTCCCTCGACCTGCAAGGCGTCAAGGATCGTAAGCAAGCCCGCTCGAAGTACGGCGCCAAGCGCCCGAAGAAGGCTTAA
- a CDS encoding response regulator transcription factor — MNQLRILMMSPDEAARGVAVSALLQAGISARGCSTSLELFGLLNGGGFDVVVLDVGTLGEIGYALVARLHGSSSMGIVVTGTGMSVDSRLRCLQSGADACLPDPQDPRELACILLSLARRLPAGQDPSLAEPAQNGQWELRDQGWTLAAPTGATISLSANERLIVRSLLEVAGKAVGRNELGDELQVEGGGVRASGSRSIDVIVSRLRRKAELAGVMLPIRTVYGSGYLFADQ; from the coding sequence ATGAATCAATTGCGCATACTTATGATGTCACCCGACGAGGCCGCCCGCGGCGTCGCCGTGTCCGCATTGCTGCAAGCTGGTATTTCTGCACGCGGTTGCTCGACGTCTCTCGAATTGTTTGGATTGCTCAACGGCGGCGGCTTTGACGTCGTGGTCCTGGATGTCGGGACCCTGGGCGAAATCGGCTACGCCCTGGTGGCCCGCCTGCACGGCTCATCGTCCATGGGCATCGTGGTCACGGGAACCGGCATGTCGGTGGATAGCCGCCTGCGCTGCCTGCAAAGCGGTGCTGACGCCTGTCTGCCAGATCCGCAGGATCCCCGCGAGCTGGCCTGCATCCTGCTGTCCTTGGCGCGCCGCCTGCCCGCCGGGCAGGATCCGTCCCTGGCCGAGCCGGCCCAGAACGGCCAGTGGGAGCTGCGCGACCAGGGCTGGACCCTGGCGGCGCCCACGGGCGCCACCATCTCGCTGTCCGCCAATGAGCGCCTGATCGTGCGTTCGCTGCTGGAAGTGGCGGGCAAGGCCGTGGGCCGGAACGAGCTGGGCGACGAGTTGCAGGTGGAAGGGGGCGGAGTCCGCGCCAGCGGTTCCCGCAGCATCGACGTGATCGTCAGCCGCTTGCGCCGCAAGGCCGAGCTGGCCGGGGTCATGTTGCCCATCCGCACGGTCTACGGCAGCGGCTACCTGTTCGCCGACCAGTAG
- the rplC gene encoding 50S ribosomal protein L3, with protein sequence MSNSTPTPAAHRLGLVGRKVGMTRIFTEEGESIPVTVLDVSNNRVTQVKSLETDGYAAIQVAYGTRRASRVAQPQTGHYAKAGAEAGSILKEFRLDPARAAEFAAGSVIAVESVFEAGQQVDVTGTTIGKGFAGTIKRHNFGSQRASHGNSRSHRVPGSIGQAQDPGRIFPGKRMAGHLGDVTRTVQNLDVVRVDVERGLLLVKGAVPGHAGADIIVRPAIKAPAKKGA encoded by the coding sequence ATGTCGAATTCGACACCCACGCCCGCCGCTCACCGGCTGGGGCTGGTGGGTCGCAAGGTCGGCATGACCCGCATTTTTACCGAGGAAGGTGAATCCATCCCGGTGACCGTGCTGGACGTGTCGAACAACCGTGTGACCCAAGTTAAGTCGCTGGAAACCGACGGCTACGCCGCGATCCAGGTGGCTTATGGCACTCGTCGTGCCTCGCGTGTGGCTCAGCCGCAAACGGGCCACTACGCCAAAGCCGGCGCTGAAGCCGGTAGCATCCTCAAAGAATTCCGCCTTGATCCCGCTCGCGCCGCTGAATTTGCGGCCGGTTCCGTGATCGCCGTGGAATCGGTGTTCGAAGCCGGCCAACAGGTCGACGTCACGGGCACCACCATTGGTAAAGGCTTCGCCGGTACCATCAAGCGTCACAACTTCGGTTCGCAACGCGCGTCGCACGGTAACTCCCGTTCGCACCGCGTCCCGGGCTCGATTGGTCAAGCACAAGATCCGGGCCGTATTTTCCCGGGTAAGCGCATGGCCGGTCACCTGGGTGATGTCACCCGCACCGTTCAAAACCTCGACGTCGTTCGCGTTGACGTTGAGCGTGGCCTGCTGCTGGTCAAGGGCGCTGTCCCCGGCCACGCTGGCGCCGATATCATCGTGCGCCCGGCCATCAAGGCCCCGGCCAAGAAGGGAGCATAA
- the rpsJ gene encoding 30S ribosomal protein S10: MKNQKIRIRLKAFDYKLIDQSAAEIVDTAKRTGAVVRGPVPLPTRIRRYDVLRSPHVNKTSRDQFEIRTHQRLMDIVDPTDKTVDALMRLDLPAGVDVEIALQ, from the coding sequence ATGAAAAACCAAAAGATCCGTATCCGCTTGAAAGCCTTCGATTACAAGCTGATCGATCAATCGGCCGCTGAAATCGTCGACACCGCCAAGCGTACCGGCGCCGTTGTTCGCGGCCCGGTGCCGCTGCCCACGCGTATCCGTCGCTATGACGTCCTGCGCTCGCCGCACGTCAACAAGACGTCGCGCGACCAGTTCGAAATTCGCACGCACCAGCGTCTGATGGACATCGTTGATCCCACCGACAAGACCGTTGACGCCCTGATGCGTCTGGACCTGCCGGCCGGCGTCGACGTCGAAATCGCGCTGCAGTAA
- a CDS encoding response regulator transcription factor: MKIASLEDDLDQAQRIQQVLTTAGYTCSSYQQSRDLLAALRTEQFDLVLLDWHLPDIDGDDVVRWLRANIGPRIPVIFLTNRSSEDDLVEGLRAGADDYIVKPLRPLELLARVAALLRRSQIAEPADDAFDVARYRIEPAARTITLDSAVVSLAPKEFELALLFFRNVGRLMSRDVLAECVWNREIPATSRTLDTHLSNIRQKLQLRPEHGVRLTSSYALGYRLEQISSPEDIAANPQ, from the coding sequence ATGAAAATCGCGTCGCTGGAAGACGACCTGGATCAAGCACAACGCATCCAGCAAGTTCTGACCACTGCCGGATACACCTGCAGCAGTTATCAGCAAAGCCGGGATCTCCTGGCCGCGCTGCGCACTGAGCAATTCGACCTGGTGCTGCTGGACTGGCATTTGCCCGACATCGACGGCGACGATGTGGTGCGGTGGCTGCGCGCCAATATCGGCCCGCGCATCCCGGTCATCTTCCTGACCAATCGTTCCAGCGAGGACGATCTGGTGGAAGGTCTGCGCGCCGGCGCGGACGACTACATCGTCAAACCCCTGCGCCCCCTGGAACTGCTGGCGCGGGTGGCGGCCTTGCTGCGCCGCAGCCAGATCGCCGAACCCGCGGACGATGCCTTCGACGTGGCGCGCTATCGCATCGAACCCGCCGCCCGCACGATCACCCTGGATTCCGCCGTGGTGTCGCTCGCCCCCAAGGAATTCGAGCTCGCCCTGCTGTTTTTCCGTAATGTCGGCCGCCTCATGTCGCGCGACGTGCTGGCCGAATGCGTATGGAACCGGGAAATTCCCGCGACCTCCCGCACCCTGGACACCCATTTGTCGAACATCCGGCAAAAGCTCCAGCTGCGTCCCGAACACGGCGTGCGCCTCACGTCCTCTTATGCGCTGGGCTACCGGCTGGAGCAAATCAGCTCGCCGGAAGACATCGCAGCCAATCCGCAGTAA
- the fusA gene encoding elongation factor G: MARKTPIERYRNIGISAHIDAGKTTTTERILFYTGVNHKIGEVHDGAATMDWMEQEQERGITITSAATTAFWRGMAKNYPEHRINIIDTPGHVDFTIEVERSMRVLDGACMVYCAVGGVQPQSETVWRQANKYGVPRLAFVNKMDRTGANFFKVYDQLKNRLRANPVPIVIPIGAEDTFQGVVDLVKMKAIIWDEASQGIKFDYADVPAELEGLANEWREKLVEAAAESSEELMNKYLETGSLDEEEINLAIRQRTIAGEIQPMLCGTAFKNKGVQRMLDAVIDYLPSPVDIPAVDGQDDDGNPVTREANDDEKFSALAFKLMSDPFVGQLTFVRVYSGVLKSGDTVYNPIKGKKERIGRILQMHANNREEIKEVLAGDIAAVVGLKDVTTGETLCDIDSHILLERMIFPEPVISQAVEPKSKADQEKMGLALSRLAQEDPSFRVRSDEESGQTIISGMGELHLEILVDRMKREFGVEANVGKPQVAYRETIRKTCDEVEGKFVKQSGGRGQYGHVVLKVEPLAPGGGYEFVDAIKGGVVPREYIPAVDKGIQETLPSGVLAGYPIVDVKVTLFFGSYHDVDSNENAFKMAGSMAFKEGLRKASPVLLEPMMAVEVETPEDYAGTVMGDLSSRRGMVQGMDDMVGGGKTIKAEVPLAEMFGYATNLRSLTQGRATYTMEFKHYSEAPKNVADEVIAARAK; the protein is encoded by the coding sequence ATGGCCCGCAAAACCCCGATCGAGCGCTATCGCAACATTGGTATCTCTGCGCACATCGATGCAGGGAAAACCACCACGACCGAACGTATCCTGTTCTACACCGGCGTCAATCACAAGATTGGCGAAGTGCATGATGGCGCAGCCACCATGGACTGGATGGAACAAGAACAAGAGCGTGGCATCACCATTACGTCGGCAGCAACGACGGCGTTTTGGCGTGGCATGGCGAAGAACTATCCCGAACACCGCATCAACATCATCGACACCCCGGGACACGTGGACTTCACCATCGAGGTGGAACGTTCCATGCGCGTCCTGGACGGTGCTTGCATGGTCTACTGCGCGGTGGGCGGTGTTCAGCCCCAGTCCGAAACCGTGTGGCGCCAAGCCAACAAGTACGGCGTGCCGCGTCTGGCCTTCGTCAACAAGATGGACCGCACCGGCGCCAACTTCTTCAAGGTCTATGACCAGCTGAAGAACCGCCTGCGCGCCAATCCCGTGCCGATCGTGATTCCCATCGGCGCCGAAGACACGTTCCAAGGCGTGGTCGACCTGGTCAAGATGAAGGCGATCATTTGGGACGAAGCCAGCCAAGGCATCAAGTTCGACTACGCAGACGTTCCGGCCGAGCTGGAAGGCCTGGCAAACGAATGGCGCGAAAAGCTGGTTGAAGCCGCTGCTGAATCGTCCGAAGAGCTGATGAACAAGTACCTGGAAACGGGTTCGCTCGACGAAGAAGAAATCAACCTGGCCATCCGTCAACGCACCATCGCTGGCGAAATCCAGCCGATGCTGTGCGGCACCGCCTTCAAGAACAAGGGCGTGCAGCGCATGCTGGACGCGGTCATCGACTACCTGCCTTCGCCCGTGGACATTCCCGCGGTCGACGGTCAGGACGACGATGGCAACCCCGTCACGCGTGAAGCCAACGACGACGAGAAGTTCTCGGCTCTGGCGTTCAAGCTGATGAGCGATCCGTTCGTGGGTCAGCTGACCTTCGTGCGCGTTTACTCGGGCGTCCTGAAGTCGGGCGATACGGTCTACAACCCCATCAAGGGCAAGAAAGAACGTATCGGCCGCATTCTGCAGATGCACGCGAACAACCGCGAAGAAATCAAGGAAGTGTTGGCAGGCGACATCGCCGCCGTGGTGGGTCTGAAAGACGTGACCACCGGCGAAACGCTGTGCGACATCGACTCCCACATCCTGCTCGAACGCATGATTTTCCCGGAGCCCGTGATTTCGCAGGCCGTGGAACCCAAGTCCAAGGCTGACCAGGAAAAGATGGGCCTGGCGCTGTCGCGCCTGGCGCAGGAAGATCCGTCGTTCCGCGTGCGCAGCGACGAAGAATCCGGCCAGACCATCATTTCCGGTATGGGCGAGCTGCACCTGGAAATTCTGGTTGACCGCATGAAGCGCGAATTCGGCGTGGAAGCGAACGTCGGCAAGCCGCAAGTGGCCTACCGCGAAACCATCCGCAAGACCTGCGACGAAGTTGAAGGCAAGTTCGTCAAGCAGTCGGGCGGTCGCGGCCAGTACGGTCACGTGGTTCTGAAGGTCGAGCCGTTGGCTCCTGGCGGTGGCTACGAATTCGTGGACGCCATCAAGGGCGGTGTGGTTCCTCGCGAGTACATCCCCGCGGTGGACAAGGGCATCCAGGAAACGCTGCCTTCGGGCGTGTTGGCTGGCTACCCGATCGTCGACGTCAAGGTCACGCTGTTCTTCGGTTCGTACCACGACGTGGACTCGAACGAAAACGCGTTCAAGATGGCCGGCTCCATGGCATTCAAGGAAGGTCTGCGCAAGGCCAGCCCCGTGCTGCTGGAACCGATGATGGCCGTTGAAGTCGAAACGCCTGAAGACTACGCTGGTACCGTGATGGGCGATCTGTCCTCGCGTCGCGGCATGGTTCAGGGCATGGACGACATGGTTGGCGGCGGCAAGACCATCAAGGCCGAAGTTCCGCTGGCCGAGATGTTCGGTTACGCCACGAACCTGCGTTCGCTGACGCAAGGTCGTGCCACGTACACGATGGAATTCAAGCATTACTCCGAGGCCCCCAAGAACGTCGCTGACGAAGTCATCGCCGCTCGGGCCAAGTAA